One window of Streptomyces sp. SUK 48 genomic DNA carries:
- a CDS encoding endonuclease V: MTTVGVPEGWPTTEAAARAVQDELRGRVVLDEPGPPPGTGRVTGVDVAYDDERDLVAAAAVVLDAATLEVVAESTAVGRVSFPYVPGLLAFRELPAVLAALDSLPCAPGLVVCDGYGLAHPRRFGLASHLGVLTGLPAIGVAKNPFTFTYDEPAAARGGSAPLLAGAEEVGRALRTRDGVKPVFVSVGHRVSLAGALAHTLALTPAYRLPETTRHADGLCRRALKEATADGPAQSSASRQTPTS; the protein is encoded by the coding sequence ATGACGACCGTAGGCGTACCGGAGGGCTGGCCCACCACCGAGGCGGCGGCCCGCGCGGTCCAGGACGAACTGCGCGGCCGGGTGGTGCTCGACGAGCCCGGACCGCCGCCGGGCACGGGCCGGGTGACCGGGGTCGACGTGGCCTACGACGACGAGCGCGACCTGGTCGCCGCCGCGGCCGTCGTCCTGGACGCCGCCACCCTGGAGGTCGTCGCCGAGTCGACCGCGGTCGGCCGGGTGTCCTTCCCGTACGTCCCCGGACTGCTCGCCTTCCGCGAACTGCCCGCGGTTCTGGCCGCGCTGGACTCCCTGCCCTGCGCGCCCGGCCTGGTGGTGTGCGACGGGTACGGCCTCGCCCACCCCCGCCGCTTCGGCCTGGCGAGCCACCTGGGCGTCCTCACCGGCCTGCCCGCCATCGGCGTCGCCAAGAACCCCTTCACCTTCACGTACGACGAGCCGGCGGCCGCCCGCGGCGGTTCCGCCCCGCTGCTCGCCGGGGCCGAGGAGGTCGGCCGCGCCCTTCGTACGCGTGACGGCGTCAAACCCGTCTTCGTCTCCGTCGGCCACCGGGTGTCCCTGGCGGGCGCCCTCGCGCATACGCTGGCCCTCACCCCCGCCTACCGCCTCCCGGAGACCACCCGGCACGCGGACGGCCTGTGCCGCAGGGCGCTCAAGGAGGCGACGGCGGACGGGCCCGCTCAGTCGTCGGCGAGCCGCCAGACACCGACTTCCTGA
- a CDS encoding oxidoreductase gives MSRLTAAGVACGAALAALTVPAAATPGEHQGVHWAAKDPGTPQVRYRGLAAVDRRTAWLAGTGGTVLLTRDGGTSWRNVSPPGADGLEFLDVEAFDARHAVVLAIGEGEASRVYRTDDGGASWTESFRNTDPDAFYDCMAFFDRRHGLAMGDPVGGKFRILSTSDGGRSWRVLPSAGMPPALDGEAGFAASGQCLVTAGSRDVWLATGGGARARVLHSADRGLTWSATDTPVPAGDPARGVFALAFRDRTHGLAVGGDYRAGRPSPQAAAVTHDGGRTWRPSPTPPPAYRSGAAWLPHSRASALAVGPTGTDLTTDGGRTWRTVDTGSYDTVSCTPDLGCWAAGEQGRVARLER, from the coding sequence ATGAGCAGGCTGACGGCGGCGGGCGTCGCGTGCGGTGCGGCCTTGGCCGCGCTGACCGTCCCGGCGGCCGCCACGCCCGGAGAGCACCAGGGCGTGCACTGGGCGGCGAAGGACCCCGGCACCCCGCAGGTCCGCTACCGGGGCCTGGCCGCCGTCGACCGGCGCACCGCCTGGCTGGCCGGCACCGGCGGCACCGTCCTGCTCACCCGGGACGGCGGCACGTCCTGGCGTAACGTCTCCCCGCCGGGCGCGGACGGACTGGAGTTCCTGGACGTCGAGGCGTTCGACGCGCGGCACGCCGTGGTCCTGGCCATCGGCGAGGGCGAGGCGTCCCGGGTGTACCGCACCGACGACGGCGGGGCGAGCTGGACGGAGTCCTTCCGCAACACCGACCCGGACGCGTTCTACGACTGCATGGCCTTCTTCGACCGCCGTCACGGCCTCGCGATGGGCGACCCCGTGGGCGGAAAGTTCCGCATCCTGTCCACGAGCGACGGCGGCCGCTCCTGGCGCGTGCTGCCCTCGGCCGGGATGCCGCCCGCCCTGGACGGCGAGGCGGGCTTCGCGGCGAGCGGGCAGTGCCTGGTCACCGCCGGATCCAGGGACGTCTGGCTGGCCACCGGCGGCGGCGCCCGCGCGCGGGTCCTGCACTCCGCCGACCGCGGGCTGACCTGGAGCGCCACCGACACCCCCGTCCCGGCCGGCGACCCGGCGCGCGGGGTCTTCGCGCTCGCCTTCCGCGACCGTACCCACGGCCTCGCCGTCGGCGGCGACTACCGCGCGGGCCGGCCCTCGCCGCAGGCCGCCGCCGTCACCCACGACGGCGGGCGCACCTGGCGGCCGTCCCCCACACCCCCGCCCGCCTACCGCTCCGGCGCCGCCTGGCTCCCGCACAGCCGCGCCTCGGCGCTCGCCGTCGGCCCCACCGGCACCGATCTGACCACGGACGGCGGCCGCACCTGGCGCACGGTCGACACCGGTTCGTACGACACCGTCTCCTGCACCCCCGACCTCGGCTGCTGGGCGGCCGGCGAACAGGGCAGGGTGGCCCGGCTGGAGCGGTGA
- a CDS encoding YciI family protein → MFVLELTYTAPLDAVNALHADHMAWLAEQFEKGFFLASGRKNPRDGGVILAVAEDRARIEEIVAADPYTVGEVCAYRITEFTATTTVPELARYRQTPA, encoded by the coding sequence ATGTTCGTACTGGAGCTGACCTACACCGCGCCCCTCGACGCCGTGAACGCCCTGCACGCCGACCACATGGCCTGGCTGGCGGAGCAGTTCGAGAAGGGCTTCTTCCTGGCGTCGGGGCGCAAGAACCCGCGCGACGGCGGGGTGATCCTGGCCGTCGCCGAGGACCGCGCCCGGATCGAGGAGATCGTCGCGGCCGATCCGTACACCGTCGGCGAGGTGTGCGCCTACCGGATCACCGAGTTCACCGCGACCACGACGGTCCCGGAGCTGGCACGGTACCGGCAGACCCCGGCCTGA
- a CDS encoding SsgA family sporulation/cell division regulator → MSTVIEQPVEARLVAAAPRMQSIPATLRYDRCDPFAVRMTFPAPATLEGIEVCWTFARELLAAGLLAPEGQGDVRVRPYGYDRIVLEFHAPEGTAVVHVRAGEIRRFLEAAGELVPVGLEHLQLDLDHHLAELMRDA, encoded by the coding sequence TTGTCCACCGTCATCGAGCAGCCCGTAGAAGCCCGCCTCGTCGCCGCCGCGCCGCGTATGCAGAGCATTCCCGCCACGCTGCGGTACGACCGCTGCGACCCGTTCGCCGTGCGGATGACCTTCCCCGCCCCGGCGACCCTGGAGGGCATCGAGGTCTGCTGGACCTTCGCCCGGGAGCTGCTCGCCGCCGGACTGCTCGCCCCCGAGGGCCAGGGCGACGTACGGGTGCGGCCGTACGGCTACGACCGCATCGTGCTGGAGTTCCACGCTCCCGAGGGCACCGCCGTCGTCCATGTGCGCGCGGGCGAGATACGCCGCTTTCTGGAGGCCGCCGGCGAACTGGTGCCGGTCGGCCTCGAACACCTCCAGCTGGACCTGGACCACCACCTGGCCGAACTGATGCGGGACGCCTGA
- a CDS encoding WhiB family transcriptional regulator, translating to MHLDTITPADPTWQAQALCAQTGPDFFFPEPGSSVREAKRICGMCELRPACLEYALAHDERFGVWGGMSEKERLALRRTSG from the coding sequence ATGCACCTCGACACCATCACCCCGGCCGACCCGACCTGGCAGGCGCAGGCCCTGTGCGCGCAGACGGGGCCGGACTTCTTCTTCCCCGAGCCGGGCAGCTCGGTCCGCGAGGCGAAGCGCATCTGCGGGATGTGCGAGCTGCGCCCGGCCTGCCTGGAGTACGCCCTCGCCCACGACGAGCGCTTCGGCGTCTGGGGCGGGATGTCCGAGAAGGAGCGCCTCGCGCTGCGCCGCACCTCCGGCTGA
- a CDS encoding ABC-F family ATP-binding cassette domain-containing protein yields MSSASSSSVSLSSLSFAWPDGTTVFDGLDLSFGPGRTGLVGVNGSGKSTLLKLLAGELAPADGTVKVRGEVGHLPQNVTLDTALRVDQALGIAGQRAALHAIEAGDACERHFETVGDDWDVEERALVTLGELGLGHIGLDRTVGEVSGGESVLLRLAALLLRRPDVLLLDEPTNNLDLYARRRLHQAVAAWPGVLVVVSHDRELLDLVDQIAELRAGEVAWYGGNFSAYEEALSVEQEAAERMVRVAEADVRKQKRELSDAQVKLARRKRYGQKMFDSKREPKIVMGARKRAAQVSAGKHRIMHEERLAEARERLDDAVDAVRDEDEIRVDLPYTAVPPGRQVLTLENLAMAYGARVEGILDLRGAERIALVGRNGAGKTTLLRTIAGELAPAAGTATAHVPLRFLPQRLDVLDDELTVAQNVARFAPGATNNRVRARLARFLFRGARADQRAATLSGGERFRATLAALMLAEPAPQLLLLDEPTNNLDLASVRQLTSALESYEGALLVASHDLPFLESIGITRWLLMADGELTEIAPEEVG; encoded by the coding sequence ATGTCATCCGCGTCCTCCTCTTCCGTCAGTCTTTCGTCCCTGTCCTTCGCCTGGCCCGACGGCACCACCGTGTTCGACGGACTCGATCTCTCCTTCGGCCCCGGCAGGACCGGGCTCGTCGGCGTCAACGGATCGGGGAAATCCACCCTGCTGAAGCTCCTGGCGGGGGAACTCGCCCCGGCCGACGGCACCGTCAAGGTCAGGGGCGAGGTCGGCCACCTCCCGCAGAACGTCACCCTGGACACCGCACTCCGCGTGGACCAGGCGCTCGGCATCGCCGGACAGCGGGCCGCGCTGCACGCCATCGAGGCGGGCGACGCCTGCGAACGGCACTTCGAGACGGTCGGCGACGACTGGGACGTCGAGGAGCGCGCCCTGGTCACCCTCGGCGAACTCGGCCTGGGCCACATCGGGCTGGACCGCACCGTCGGCGAGGTGTCCGGCGGCGAGTCGGTGCTGCTCCGGCTCGCGGCCCTGCTGCTGCGCCGCCCGGACGTACTGCTCCTGGACGAGCCCACCAACAACCTCGACCTGTACGCGCGCCGTCGGCTCCACCAGGCCGTCGCCGCCTGGCCCGGCGTGCTCGTCGTCGTCAGCCACGACCGTGAACTCCTCGACCTGGTCGACCAGATCGCGGAACTGCGCGCCGGCGAGGTCGCCTGGTACGGCGGCAACTTCTCGGCCTACGAGGAGGCGCTGTCCGTCGAACAGGAAGCGGCCGAACGGATGGTGCGGGTCGCCGAGGCCGATGTGCGCAAGCAGAAACGTGAGCTGTCCGACGCCCAGGTCAAGCTGGCCCGACGCAAGCGGTACGGGCAGAAGATGTTCGACTCGAAGCGCGAACCGAAGATCGTGATGGGCGCCCGTAAACGCGCCGCCCAGGTGTCGGCGGGCAAACACCGCATCATGCACGAGGAACGCCTCGCCGAGGCCAGGGAGCGCCTGGACGACGCGGTGGACGCGGTGCGGGACGAGGACGAGATCCGCGTCGACCTGCCGTACACCGCCGTACCGCCGGGCCGGCAGGTGCTCACCCTGGAGAACCTGGCGATGGCCTACGGGGCGCGTGTCGAGGGCATCCTCGATCTGCGCGGCGCGGAACGGATCGCGCTGGTCGGGCGCAACGGCGCGGGCAAGACGACGCTGCTGCGGACGATCGCCGGGGAGCTGGCGCCGGCGGCGGGCACCGCCACCGCGCATGTCCCGCTGCGGTTCCTGCCCCAGCGCCTGGACGTGCTGGACGACGAGCTGACGGTCGCCCAGAACGTGGCCCGGTTCGCGCCGGGCGCCACCAACAACCGCGTCCGGGCGCGCCTGGCCCGCTTCCTGTTCCGGGGCGCCCGCGCCGACCAGCGGGCGGCCACCCTGTCCGGCGGCGAGCGCTTCCGGGCCACGCTGGCCGCGCTGATGCTGGCCGAACCGGCACCCCAGCTGCTCCTGCTCGACGAGCCGACCAACAACCTCGACCTGGCGAGCGTCCGGCAGCTCACCTCGGCCCTGGAGTCGTACGAGGGGGCGCTGCTGGTGGCCAGCCACGACCTGCCGTTCCTGGAGTCGATCGGGATCACCCGCTGGCTGCTGATGGCGGACGGCGAGCTGACGGAGATCGCGCCGGAGGAGGTGGGCTAG
- a CDS encoding plasmid stabilization protein, producing MPAGSSPKRERQYEHIKESARERGESEERAEEIAARTVNKERARSGESRTASRTSIQDMSSGRRGGQRSGNRSGPQGPTRDQLYNEARQRGIEGRSHMNKDQLQRALNAKKG from the coding sequence ATGCCAGCCGGTTCCAGCCCCAAGCGCGAACGCCAGTACGAACACATCAAGGAGAGCGCGCGGGAACGGGGCGAGAGCGAAGAGCGCGCCGAGGAGATCGCCGCGCGGACCGTCAACAAGGAGCGCGCCCGGTCCGGCGAGTCCAGGACGGCGAGCCGCACCTCGATCCAGGACATGTCCTCGGGCAGGCGCGGCGGCCAGCGGTCGGGCAACCGGTCGGGACCCCAGGGCCCGACCCGCGACCAGCTCTACAACGAGGCGAGGCAGCGCGGCATCGAGGGCCGCTCGCACATGAACAAGGACCAGCTCCAGCGCGCGCTGAACGCCAAGAAGGGCTGA
- a CDS encoding ATP-dependent DNA ligase, giving the protein MELPVMPPVKPMLAKAVARIPPGMHYEAKWDGFRAIVFRDGAEIELGSRTGKPLTRYFPELVEALRERVPGRCVLDGEIVIARDGHLDFDALTERIHPAASRVRTLAERTPASFVAFDLLALDDHSLLDVPLTDRRALLDRALAGATPPVHLAPATTDLAVAERWFERYEGAGLDGIVAKPLDLRYRQDERAMFKIKHERTADVVVAGYRLHKSGPVVGSLLLGLYDGQGRLQHVGVSAAFPMKRRAELVEELAPLRMADVAGHPWAAWAEEAAHESDRLPGAPSRWSGKKDLSWVPLRPERVAEVAYDHMENGQRFRHTARFRRWRPDRTPGSCTYTQLEEPVRYDLAEILGEKD; this is encoded by the coding sequence ATGGAGCTGCCCGTGATGCCGCCCGTGAAGCCGATGCTCGCCAAGGCGGTGGCGAGGATCCCGCCGGGCATGCACTACGAGGCGAAGTGGGACGGCTTCCGTGCGATCGTGTTCCGCGACGGCGCCGAGATCGAGCTGGGCAGCCGCACCGGCAAGCCGCTGACCAGGTACTTCCCCGAGCTGGTGGAGGCGCTGCGGGAGCGGGTGCCGGGGCGGTGCGTGCTCGACGGGGAGATCGTGATCGCGCGGGACGGGCATCTGGACTTCGACGCGCTGACCGAGCGGATCCATCCGGCGGCCTCCCGGGTGCGGACGCTCGCGGAGCGGACCCCGGCGTCCTTCGTCGCCTTCGATCTGCTGGCGCTGGACGACCACTCCCTGCTGGACGTGCCGCTCACCGACCGCCGGGCGCTGCTGGACCGCGCCCTCGCCGGGGCCACCCCGCCGGTGCATCTGGCGCCCGCGACGACGGATCTCGCGGTGGCGGAGCGGTGGTTCGAGCGGTACGAGGGCGCCGGGCTCGACGGGATCGTGGCCAAGCCGCTCGACCTGCGCTACCGGCAGGACGAACGGGCCATGTTCAAGATCAAGCACGAGCGCACGGCCGATGTCGTCGTGGCCGGGTACCGGCTGCACAAGAGCGGCCCGGTGGTGGGCTCGCTGCTGCTGGGCCTGTACGACGGGCAGGGCAGGCTCCAGCACGTGGGCGTGTCGGCCGCGTTCCCGATGAAGCGGCGCGCCGAGCTGGTCGAGGAGCTGGCGCCGCTGCGGATGGCCGACGTCGCCGGGCACCCCTGGGCGGCCTGGGCCGAGGAGGCCGCGCACGAGAGCGACCGGCTGCCCGGCGCGCCGAGCCGCTGGTCGGGCAAGAAGGACCTGTCCTGGGTGCCGCTGCGGCCCGAACGGGTGGCCGAAGTGGCCTACGACCACATGGAGAACGGGCAGCGCTTCCGGCACACCGCCCGTTTCCGCCGCTGGCGCCCCGACCGGACGCCCGGGAGCTGCACGTACACCCAGCTGGAGGAGCCGGTGCGGTACGACCTCGCGGAGATCCTCGGGGAGAAGGACTGA
- the ddaH gene encoding dimethylargininase, giving the protein MPSKKALVRRPSPRLAEGLVTHVERQKVDVGLATEQWEAYVEALRAHGWETFEVEPADDCPDSVFVEDAVVVFRNVALITRPGSATRRPETAGVEEAVAGLGCSVNWIWDPGTLDGGDVLKVGDTVYVGRSGRTDAAGVQQLRAAFEPLGARVVAVPVSKVLHLKSAVTALPDGTVIGHIPKVDRPSLFPGFLSVPEESGAHALLLGGHKLLMAASAPKTAELLTDLGYEVVTVDIGEFEKLEGSVTCLSVRLRELYA; this is encoded by the coding sequence GTGCCCAGCAAGAAGGCCCTCGTACGCCGCCCGAGCCCCCGTCTCGCCGAGGGCCTGGTGACGCATGTCGAGCGGCAGAAGGTCGACGTCGGGCTCGCCACCGAACAGTGGGAGGCGTACGTCGAGGCGTTGCGGGCGCACGGCTGGGAGACGTTCGAGGTCGAACCGGCGGACGACTGTCCGGACTCGGTGTTCGTGGAGGACGCCGTCGTGGTGTTCCGCAATGTCGCGCTGATCACCCGGCCGGGCAGCGCCACCCGCCGCCCGGAGACCGCCGGGGTGGAGGAGGCGGTGGCCGGCCTCGGCTGCTCGGTGAACTGGATCTGGGACCCGGGCACCCTGGACGGCGGTGACGTCCTGAAGGTCGGCGACACGGTCTACGTCGGCCGCAGCGGGCGTACCGACGCGGCCGGTGTGCAGCAGCTGCGGGCCGCGTTCGAGCCGCTGGGCGCCCGGGTGGTGGCCGTACCGGTGAGCAAGGTGCTGCATCTGAAGTCGGCCGTGACCGCGCTGCCGGACGGTACCGTCATCGGGCACATCCCGAAGGTGGACCGGCCCTCGCTGTTCCCCGGTTTCCTCTCGGTGCCCGAGGAGTCCGGCGCGCACGCGCTGCTGCTCGGCGGGCACAAGCTGCTGATGGCGGCGAGCGCCCCGAAGACCGCCGAGCTGCTGACCGACCTCGGCTACGAGGTGGTCACGGTGGACATCGGCGAGTTCGAGAAGCTGGAGGGCTCGGTGACGTGCCTGTCCGTACGACTGCGGGAGCTGTACGCCTGA
- a CDS encoding LacI family DNA-binding transcriptional regulator has product MPEAVSRPTLEAVATRAGVSRATVSRVVNGGYGVRESLAERVRRAVAELGYVPNQAARSLVTKRHDAVAVVIAEPEARVFTDPFFALQLRGISKELTAHDNQLVLLLTEGRDDHTRVARYLAGGHVDGALVFSLHLDDPLPGLIHDAGVPTVFGGRPGWRDRTGTPVYVDTDNRGGARTAVRHLAGLGRTRIAHITGALDQTSAVDRLDGYRDVMAETADGGGDPALVVESDFTPAGGERAMRELLDRRPDVDAVFAANDLTALGALRVLRERGLRVPEDVAVVGFDDMLPLAEQSDPPLTTVRQDIEQMGRLMARLLLRGPAALRGTSAREGGGFGDSGPESATAADDGSTPGDACASGDASVPGDTASTARTPGPGVILPTTLIRRASA; this is encoded by the coding sequence GTGCCCGAGGCAGTGTCGCGTCCCACCCTGGAGGCCGTGGCGACACGCGCCGGGGTCTCCAGAGCCACCGTGTCCCGGGTGGTCAACGGCGGATACGGCGTGCGGGAATCGCTGGCCGAGCGGGTACGGCGGGCCGTGGCCGAACTCGGCTACGTCCCCAACCAGGCGGCGCGCAGCCTCGTCACCAAGCGGCACGACGCCGTGGCCGTCGTCATCGCGGAACCCGAGGCCCGGGTCTTCACCGACCCCTTCTTCGCCCTCCAGTTGCGCGGCATCAGCAAGGAACTGACCGCCCACGACAACCAGTTGGTGCTGCTGCTCACCGAGGGCCGGGACGACCACACCCGGGTGGCCCGGTATCTCGCCGGGGGCCATGTCGACGGCGCGCTGGTCTTCTCCCTGCACCTGGACGACCCGTTGCCCGGACTCATCCATGACGCCGGGGTGCCCACCGTGTTCGGCGGCCGCCCGGGCTGGCGGGACCGCACCGGCACACCGGTGTACGTGGACACCGACAACCGGGGCGGCGCGCGCACTGCCGTACGCCATCTGGCCGGGCTCGGCCGGACCCGGATCGCGCACATCACCGGCGCCCTGGACCAGACCTCGGCCGTGGACCGGCTCGACGGCTACCGGGACGTCATGGCGGAGACGGCCGACGGGGGCGGCGATCCCGCGCTGGTCGTGGAGAGCGACTTCACCCCGGCCGGCGGGGAGCGGGCCATGCGGGAACTCCTCGACCGCCGCCCCGACGTGGACGCCGTGTTCGCCGCGAACGACCTCACCGCGCTGGGCGCGCTGCGCGTGCTGCGGGAGCGGGGGCTGCGGGTGCCCGAGGACGTGGCCGTGGTCGGCTTCGACGACATGCTGCCGCTGGCCGAGCAGTCCGATCCGCCGCTGACCACGGTGCGTCAGGACATCGAGCAGATGGGCCGCCTGATGGCCCGCCTGCTGCTGCGGGGGCCGGCCGCCCTGCGCGGGACGTCGGCCAGGGAAGGGGGTGGCTTCGGGGACTCGGGCCCGGAGAGTGCCACCGCCGCAGACGACGGCTCCACTCCGGGTGACGCCTGCGCTTCGGGCGATGCCTCTGTCCCGGGTGACACCGCTTCGACCGCCCGGACACCGGGACCCGGCGTGATACTGCCGACCACTCTCATCCGCCGGGCATCCGCCTGA
- the ligD gene encoding non-homologous end-joining DNA ligase: MAEALELEVAGRTVRLSSPDKVFFPERGFTKLDLARYYIAVGPGILRALRDRPTTLERYPDGIEGEWFFQKRAPKGMPGWIPTAHITFPSGRSADEMCPTEQAAVVWAAQYGTLTFHPWPVRAGDVDHPDELRIDLDPQPGTDYTDAVRAAHELRAVLDEFGGLRGWPKTSGGRGLHVFVPIEPRWTFTQVRRAAIAVGRELERRMPEQVTIKWWKEERGARIFVDYNQTARDRTIASAYSVRPRPEATVSAPLRWSEVDSARPRDFDLATMPARFAELGDVHAGMDDRPHSLDALLELARRDEHDHGLGDLPYPPEYPKMPGEPKRVQPSRARKDPAP, from the coding sequence ATGGCCGAAGCGCTGGAACTGGAGGTGGCCGGGCGGACCGTACGGCTGTCCAGCCCGGACAAGGTGTTCTTCCCGGAGCGTGGCTTCACCAAGCTGGACCTCGCCCGCTACTACATCGCGGTCGGCCCCGGCATCCTGCGCGCCCTGCGCGACCGCCCCACCACCCTGGAGCGCTACCCGGACGGCATCGAGGGGGAGTGGTTCTTCCAGAAACGCGCCCCCAAGGGCATGCCCGGCTGGATTCCGACCGCGCACATCACCTTCCCCAGCGGCCGCAGCGCCGACGAGATGTGCCCGACCGAGCAGGCCGCCGTGGTGTGGGCCGCCCAGTACGGCACCCTCACCTTCCATCCCTGGCCGGTGCGCGCGGGCGATGTCGACCACCCCGACGAACTCCGCATCGACCTCGACCCGCAGCCGGGCACCGACTACACGGACGCGGTCCGCGCCGCCCATGAACTGCGCGCCGTCCTCGACGAGTTCGGCGGACTGCGCGGCTGGCCGAAGACCTCCGGCGGCCGGGGACTGCACGTCTTCGTGCCCATCGAGCCCCGCTGGACCTTCACCCAGGTACGGCGCGCCGCCATCGCCGTCGGCCGGGAGCTGGAACGCCGGATGCCCGAACAGGTCACCATCAAATGGTGGAAGGAGGAGCGCGGCGCCCGTATCTTCGTCGACTACAACCAGACGGCCCGCGACCGCACCATCGCCTCCGCCTACTCGGTACGGCCCCGCCCGGAGGCCACCGTGTCCGCGCCGCTGCGCTGGAGCGAGGTCGACTCCGCCCGTCCCCGCGATTTCGACCTGGCCACCATGCCGGCCCGGTTTGCCGAACTCGGCGACGTCCACGCCGGCATGGACGACCGTCCGCACTCCCTGGACGCCCTGCTGGAGCTGGCCCGCCGCGACGAGCACGACCACGGGCTCGGCGATCTGCCGTACCCGCCGGAGTACCCGAAGATGCCCGGCGAACCGAAACGCGTCCAGCCGAGCCGGGCCCGCAAGGACCCCGCGCCCTGA
- a CDS encoding acyl-ACP desaturase yields MTITSPHLGSPSVWTDARLLYALEEVVEGELNRHLKVAKDWMPHEYVPWGDGRNFPALFEDGEAWTKEQSKVTEIGRTALVVNLLTEDNLPSYHHEIASLFGRDGAWGTWVHRWTAEEGRHGIVMRDYLLASRAVDPDKLEQFRMAHMSEGFESDNRHSMLHSVAYVAFQELATRISHRNAGHQSGDPVCDRMLARIATDENLHMVFYRNLLKAAFELAPDLTMQAVRDVVVDFRMPGHGIPGFERAAAQMAIGEVYNLRIHHDDVLQPVLRFLKVLEIDGLGPEGRQAQEELGLFMGGLDMEASRFDEKLAARKARMAARAAGR; encoded by the coding sequence GTGACGATCACCTCCCCCCATCTCGGCAGCCCGTCCGTCTGGACCGACGCCCGGCTGCTGTACGCACTGGAGGAAGTGGTGGAAGGGGAGTTGAACCGGCATCTGAAGGTCGCCAAGGACTGGATGCCGCACGAGTACGTGCCCTGGGGCGACGGGCGCAACTTCCCGGCCCTGTTCGAGGACGGGGAGGCGTGGACGAAGGAACAGTCCAAGGTGACCGAGATCGGTCGCACCGCCCTGGTCGTCAACCTGCTGACCGAGGACAACCTGCCCAGCTACCACCATGAGATCGCCAGCCTGTTCGGCCGCGACGGCGCCTGGGGCACCTGGGTGCACCGCTGGACGGCCGAGGAGGGCCGGCACGGCATCGTGATGCGGGACTACCTGCTCGCCTCGCGCGCGGTGGACCCGGACAAGCTGGAGCAGTTCCGTATGGCGCACATGAGCGAGGGCTTCGAGTCCGACAACCGGCACTCGATGCTGCACTCGGTCGCCTATGTCGCCTTCCAGGAGCTGGCCACCCGGATCTCGCACCGCAACGCGGGTCATCAGTCGGGTGACCCGGTGTGCGACCGGATGCTCGCCCGGATCGCGACCGACGAGAACCTGCACATGGTGTTCTACCGCAACCTGCTCAAGGCGGCGTTCGAGCTCGCGCCCGATCTGACGATGCAGGCGGTCCGGGACGTCGTGGTCGACTTCCGGATGCCCGGTCACGGCATTCCCGGTTTCGAGCGGGCCGCCGCGCAGATGGCGATCGGCGAGGTCTACAACCTGCGCATCCACCACGACGACGTGCTCCAGCCGGTGCTGCGCTTCCTGAAGGTCCTGGAGATCGACGGCCTCGGCCCCGAGGGGCGGCAGGCGCAGGAGGAACTCGGTCTGTTCATGGGCGGCCTGGACATGGAGGCCAGCCGGTTCGACGAGAAGCTGGCGGCGCGCAAGGCGCGGATGGCGGCGCGGGCCGCGGGTCGCTGA